The DNA sequence GACTGAGTTTAGCCACTGTATTAGGGGTTCCCCTCACCACTTACGCTGCTGATTTCTTCCACAACTGGCAGGCCTCCTTTTATATGGGAAGTTTTGTAAGCCTGATCGCATTTTTGGGATTATTATTTTTTGTTCCATCAATGCCAGCCAATAAAGATAAAACATCACAAAATCAGTTATATGTATTGAAAAATCCACAACTTTGGGTGAATCTGGTTTCAACTATTCTTACATTGGCTGCCATGTTTTCAAGTTACACGTATCTGGCTGCCTATCTGGAGAAAATTACGCAAATGAATGGGGCAGAAATCAGTTTAATGCTGCTTTTATTCGGAGGTATGGGAATCCTGGGAAACTGGCTTATGGGTATTGCATTAAACAGAAATTTACAGTTAACGGTCCGCCTGTTTTTCGTTTCTCTAATTGCAGTTCAGATATTGGCCTATTATTTTGGAGGAATCTTTGTCGCAATGGTTCTAATTCTTTCCCTATGGGGAATGATTCATACAGGTGGTTTTCTGGTTCCAAATATCAGAACTACCCAGGCTGTCCCTCACAATGCCCTTGAATTTGTCAACAGTCTCTTAACCTCGTGTTATAATATCGGGATATCATTAGGAGCTCTTGTTGGTGGATTGATCATAGCAAAATACGGAATTCATCAGATTGTCTGGATCAGCATTGCATTGCTTGCTGTTACTCTTGCCATCAGCTTTATTACTTTTCCGAAAAAAGCAGAGACAGAGATTGAAACAGAAGAAAAAGAGGAAATTACAATCCCTCCTGTGATCTGCGAATAACCCTGAACTGACTTAAATAATAAAATAAATTTTTTCTTTTGATCCCAATAGGGTTTGATTCTGAATATTTTTCAAAATCAAACTCTATTGGGATTATTTTTTTATATCCGTTAAGTTTACTTATTTTTCTTTGGTGTAATATGAATAACGTTGGCCGCCCCAGGTTCTATTACAAATTGTACCCCTGATCCTCTTTCGTGATGTCTTCCTTCAATAGCAGATCCTGTGGATAATGTAAGCTTTCCCTGCCAGACAGGATGTGAAGGGATAAGAGTAATTTCAATTTCTTCTTCAAGCTGTATGATAATGGATTTTGCATCGATCTTTGTCCTGGTTCCGTCTTCTGATACGGCATAGGCTGTATATTGCTTATTTTCATTCATGTCTTAATAATTTTAATGGGGTTAAGTTAAAAAATCTTATTCTGTTGTGGTTGATCCTGATCATTTTATTTATAAATTAGTGTCTCTTTTATAAATAGGTTTTACTTTACAAATATCCAATCCGCTATGCTGCCTCCCGAAATGTATCACCAGGAATTTGATGTCCCTGAAGAATTACAGGATACCATAAAATGCTTTTGGTACAATAGGAGGGACTCGGAAGAGACACAATCCATCTTTGAAGTAACCCCTGACGGATATGCTGAAATCATTTTTTATTTCAGTGGTGAATGCAGTGTTATTCAAAATGGAGTTCTCCAGCCATTACCTTCTCCATTTATGATGGGATTGCTTAATCAGCCTGTTCATTTCCATATGGTCAACCGGTTGGAAATTATCGCCATAAGATGTTTTCCATGGACGGTTTTTGATTTATTGGAACTCCCATCCGGTAAAGCGGGAGTGCATACTTTTGAACACCCTATTGCACAGCTCCACTCCAAGCTGGATGCTTTGATTCAGCAAGGTCAAGTAAAGGAAGCCATAGAACAGGTAAAACAATATTTCCTTGAAATACGGTCAAATATCTCTACCGATACAATGCTATTTAAAGCAGGAGTGGCCATGCGACAAGCTAAAGGCACTTTACCTGTCAGCCAGGTTGCTGAAGCAGCGCATGCAACGGTTCGTACCCTGGAAAGAAAATTCAAAGAATCTTCAGGTCATACTGTTAAAGATGTATCCGGCCTGATGAGGTTTGAGCAGGCAAGAAATCATTTATGGCTTCATCCGGATGTTAATCTGGCAGGGCTGGCCATTGATCTTGGCTACACCGATCAATCCCATTTAAGTAAAGAATTTAAACGATATACTGGTATTACTCCTGCCGCATTCGCCAGGAAAGCAAAAAAAGGACGCCAGATGGTAAGCAGTGATTTTGTCGCATTTGTACAATCCTGAGCTAAGTGCATTTCTGAAATTTGTATTGAAATTAACATACAAAATTAAAAGACATGCAATATTTATTACAAGACAAAAGAGTAGCAATCATTGGTGGTGGACCAGTAGGTTTAACAATGGCAAAATTACTTCAACAAAAAGGAGTAGATGTAACCGTTTATGAAAGAGACTATGATGCACAAACCAGAATCTGGGGCGGCACGCTGGATCTTCATAAAATCTCCGGACAAAAATCTCTTGAAAAAGCAGGATTACTGGAGAATTATTATGCTACTGCCATTCCTATGGGAATCATCTTTGCCGATGAACAAGGCAATACACTACACACCAGAAAACCCACACCAGAAAACCGACATGATAATCCTGAAATCAACAGAAATCAATTAAGAAAGATATTATTGGATAGTTTAGCACCTGATACTGTGGTTTGGAACCGAAAATTAACCAATCTTGAAGAGCACAATGGTGAATGGGTATTACAATTCGACAATCAATCCGATGCTACAGCAGATTTTGTGATCGTTGCAAACGGAGGAATGTCCAAAGTGAGAAGCTATGTCACCGATACTGAAATCGAGGAGACCGGTAGTTTTATCATACAAGGTGATATTCCACAACCTGAAATCAACTGCCCTGAAATGTATCATCTATGTGATGGCAGCAGATTAATGACCTCCAGTCACGGTAATTTATTTGTTGCGAATCCTTATAATAACGGTTCACTGACCTATGGCTTAATTATACAAAAACCTGAAGAATGGGATCATGATCATGCATTAGACTTTCAAGATAAAGAAAGTGTTATTGAGTTCCTATCCAATAGATTGGCTAATTGGGGTAAACCCTTCCAACAGGTATTTCAGTCAACATCCTTCTTCGTTGGATTACCTACAAGAAAACTTCCATTACATCCATGGAAACAAAACAGACCACTACCTATAACACTTATAGGTGACGCAGCTCATCTTATGCCTCCTTTTGCAGGCCAGGGAGTGAATATCGGATTGGTTGATACACTCACTTTATCAGAAAACCTTACAGAAGGTAAGTTTGACACCATAGATGCTGCGATTAAAGATTATGAAGATAAAATGATGGCTTATGCTTCAGAAGCACAACAAGAATCCGCTACCAATGAAGCAGAAATGCACGATCCTGAGTTTTCATTTCTACAGTTTTTTGAATAAAAATATGCAACGAGCTTCAAAAATTGAAGCTCGTTGATTTTATAAAGAAAATTGCAAATAAATTATACCTGCAACTAGTTCGTTATTATTCTACAATTGAAAAATCATATTTAGTCCAGTTTCCTTTGAAATCTCCACAGTTTCTTGGAGAAACATTCCATGCAAAGCTTTCATTAAAGAAGGGCTGTGCCATTCCCCAAAGATGAGCAGGGTT is a window from the Chryseobacterium sp. T16E-39 genome containing:
- a CDS encoding MFS transporter; amino-acid sequence: MKRSIYILALGAFGIITTEFGVIGILPNISREFNVSIDTAGWLLSAFALTVAVSSPFITAFTTKINRKLLLCMVLGVFVLSNLLSSISTNFTMLMVARVLPAFLHPLFWNISMAIAFKQGGAKAVSIVMAGLSLATVLGVPLTTYAADFFHNWQASFYMGSFVSLIAFLGLLFFVPSMPANKDKTSQNQLYVLKNPQLWVNLVSTILTLAAMFSSYTYLAAYLEKITQMNGAEISLMLLLFGGMGILGNWLMGIALNRNLQLTVRLFFVSLIAVQILAYYFGGIFVAMVLILSLWGMIHTGGFLVPNIRTTQAVPHNALEFVNSLLTSCYNIGISLGALVGGLIIAKYGIHQIVWISIALLAVTLAISFITFPKKAETEIETEEKEEITIPPVICE
- a CDS encoding helix-turn-helix domain-containing protein produces the protein MLPPEMYHQEFDVPEELQDTIKCFWYNRRDSEETQSIFEVTPDGYAEIIFYFSGECSVIQNGVLQPLPSPFMMGLLNQPVHFHMVNRLEIIAIRCFPWTVFDLLELPSGKAGVHTFEHPIAQLHSKLDALIQQGQVKEAIEQVKQYFLEIRSNISTDTMLFKAGVAMRQAKGTLPVSQVAEAAHATVRTLERKFKESSGHTVKDVSGLMRFEQARNHLWLHPDVNLAGLAIDLGYTDQSHLSKEFKRYTGITPAAFARKAKKGRQMVSSDFVAFVQS
- a CDS encoding FAD-dependent oxidoreductase; translated protein: MQYLLQDKRVAIIGGGPVGLTMAKLLQQKGVDVTVYERDYDAQTRIWGGTLDLHKISGQKSLEKAGLLENYYATAIPMGIIFADEQGNTLHTRKPTPENRHDNPEINRNQLRKILLDSLAPDTVVWNRKLTNLEEHNGEWVLQFDNQSDATADFVIVANGGMSKVRSYVTDTEIEETGSFIIQGDIPQPEINCPEMYHLCDGSRLMTSSHGNLFVANPYNNGSLTYGLIIQKPEEWDHDHALDFQDKESVIEFLSNRLANWGKPFQQVFQSTSFFVGLPTRKLPLHPWKQNRPLPITLIGDAAHLMPPFAGQGVNIGLVDTLTLSENLTEGKFDTIDAAIKDYEDKMMAYASEAQQESATNEAEMHDPEFSFLQFFE